In Strigops habroptila isolate Jane unplaced genomic scaffold, bStrHab1.2.pri NC_044300.1_ctg1, whole genome shotgun sequence, a single genomic region encodes these proteins:
- the LOC115618922 gene encoding zinc finger protein 628-like — protein sequence MAGAPPAAGSRCGAAGPAQQPYACRECGKSFRWSSRLAHHQRSHTGERPYKCPECPKAFKGSSALLYHQRGHTGERPYACPQCPKAFKRSSLLQTHQRVHTGLRAFECAQCGLTFKWASHYQYHLRQHTGERPYRCPDCPKAFKNSSSLRRHRQLHTGERPHACPVCGKAFAQTSNLRQHQRVHTGERPYACPQCPKTFTHSSNLLLHRRTHSSARPHQCPTCPKVLVSDSCLQKHLQSHTGHAAAPPLLPAPAAAPETLWRCSSCPLSLSTEEELLGHQGVHSVTAVAPATPHRCPTCGKTFKNSSGLARHRHGHAADRPFKCSVCPKTFTQLAGLLGHQRSHPIAVPPRVPSEVPHPQPAPERPYQCTECGKAFKGSSGLRYHMRDHTGERPYACPQCPKAFKRSSLLQIHQRVHTGLRAFECAQCGLTFKWASHYQYHLRQHTGERPYRCPDCPKAFKNSSSLRRHRQLHTGERPHACPVCGKAFAQTSNLRQHQRVHTGERPYACPQCPKTFTHSSNLQLHRRTHSSARPHRCPLCPKTFVMASYLQRHLRTHSPGTPRGTPAPRGEAQTFLLLQTPQGLQLVPSPTAPPRKLLLLPSPTAEPPGITLVPTEGPPSRVAKGPTAAGQSVLVVPGVGQALPGVQLQAVAGAPVGTNVIVLRGGISGGLPPRGMQPPEVTSVQLQAAEVANVQLQALPQPLEVTSIQLQATEVANVQLQGTEVTSVQLQALPQPLDVANIQLQAAEVANVQLQALPQPAKVANIQLQASEVANVQLQGVEVPSVHLQDAEVASVQLQGAEVPSVHLQTTEMPDVHLEDTEVPGVQHQVMEVPNIQLKTIEVPNVQLKPMEVPNIQLKPVEVPNVQLKPMEVPNIQLKTMEVPNIQLKPMEVPNVQLKPMEVPNIQLKTMEVPNIQLKPMEVPNVQLKTLEMPNIQLKPMEVPNIQLKPMEVPNVQLKPMEVPNIQLKTMEVPNVQLKTLEMPNIQVKTLEVPNIQLKPVEVPNVQLKTMEVPNVQVKTLEVPNVQLKPIEVSNVQLKTLEMPNVQLKTMEVPNIQLKPIEVPNVQLKTLEVPNVQLKTLEVPNVQVKTLEVPNIQLKTLEVPNVQLKTLEVPQVPPQPPELLVAGSPLSPSPRVALVGSAVGLPPVLLLRGAGGGPARLLLLRAQPVPGRSGEGQPQARAGAGGDTGLPAPELPNVPLVHTF from the exons ggggccggCCCAGCAGCCCTACGCGTGCCGGGAGTGCGGGAAGTCGTTCCGGTGGTCGTCGCGCCTGGCCCATCACCAGCGCAGCCACACGGGCGAGCGGCCCTACAAGTGCCCCGAGTGCCCCAAAGCCTTCAAGGGCTCCTCCGCCCTCCTGTACCACCAGCGCGGGCACACGGGCGAGCGGCCCTACGCCTGCCCCCAGTGCCCCAAGGCCTTCAAGCGCTCCTCGCTGCTCCAGACCCACCAGCGGGTCCACACGGGGCTACGAGCCTTCGAGTGCGCCCAGTGCGGGCTCACCTTCAAGTGGGCATCCCACTACCAGTACCACCTGCGGCAGCACACGGGCGAGCGGCCCTACCGCTGCCCCGACTGCCCCAAGGCCTTCAAGAACTCGTCCAGCCTCCGGCGGCACCGGCAGCTCCACACGGGCGAGCGGCCCCACGCCTGCCCCGTCTGCGGCAAGGCCTTTGCCCAGACCTCCAACCTGCGGCAGCACCAGCGGGTGCACACGGGCGAGCGGCCCTACGCCTGCCCCCAGTGCCCCAAGACCTTCACCCACTcctccaacctcctgctccaccGCAGAACCCACTCCAGCGCCCGGCCCCACCAGTGCCCGACCTGCCCCAAGGTCCTCGTGTCCGATTCCTGCCTCCAGAAGCACCTCCAGAGCCACACCGGCCATGCTGCCGCCCCACCGCTGCTCCCGGCACCCGCTGCCGCACCGGAGACGCTCTGGAGATGCTCCTCCTGCCCGCTGAGCCTCAGCACCGAGGAGGAGCTCCTGGGCCACCAAGGGGTCCACTCGGTGACAGCGGTGGCCCCGGCCACCCCGCACCGCTGCCCGACCTGCGGCAAGACCTTCAAGAACAGCTCGGGGCTGGCGCGGCACCGGCACGGCCACGCTGCCGACCGGCCCTTCAAGTGCTCCGTGTGCCCCAAGACCTTCACCCAGTTGGCTGGGCTGTTGGGCCACCAACGCAGCCACCCCATTGCTGTCCCACCGCGTGTCCCCAGCGAGGTTCCTCACCCCCAGCCCGCCCCAGAGCGCCCGTACCAGTGCACCGAGTGCGGCAAAGCCTTCAAGGGCTCCTCGGGGCTGCGCTACCACATGCGGGACCACACGGGCGAGCGGCCCTACGCCTGCCCCCAGTGCCCCAAGGCCTTCAAGCGCTCCTCGCTGCTCCAGATCCACCAGCGGGTCCACACGGGGCTACGAGCCTTCGAGTGCGCCCAGTGCGGGCTCACCTTCAAGTGGGCGTCCCACTACCAGTACCACCTGCGGCAGCACACGGGCGAGCGGCCCTACCGCTGCCCCGACTGCCCCAAGGCCTTCAAGAACTCGTCCAGCCTCCGGCGGCACCGGCAGCTCCACACGGGCGAGCGGCCCCACGCCTGCCCCGTCTGCGGCAAAGCCTTCGCCCAGACCTCCAACCTGCGGCAGCACCAGCGGGTGCACACGGGCGAGCGGCCCTACGCCTGCCCCCAGTGCCCCAAGACCTTCACCCACTCCTCCAACCTCCAGCTCCACCGCAGAACCCACTCCAGCGCCCGGCCCCACCGCTGTCCCCTCTGCCCCAAGACCTTCGTCATGGCCTCCTACCTGCAGCGTCACCTCCGCACCCACAGCCCCGGCACCCCCCGGGGCACCCCGGCGCCGCGCGGTGAAGCTCAgaccttcctgctgctgcagacccCGCAGGGCCTCCAGCTCGTCCCCAGCCCCACGGCTCCGCCACggaagctgctcctgctgcccagccccaCGGCTGAGCCCCCCGGCATCACCCTCGTGCCCACCGAGGGTCCCCCATCGCGGGTGGCCAAAGGTCCCACCGCTGCCGGGCAGAGCGTCCTGGTGGTGCCCGGTGTGGGGCAGGCACTGCCCGGGGTCCAGCTCCAGGCGGTGGCCGGGGCTCCGGTGGGGACCAACGTCATCGTCCTGAGGGGTGGCATCAGTGGTGGGCTCCCACCACGGGGGATGCAGCCCCCCGAGGTCACCAGTGTCCAGCTGCAGGCGGCCGAGGTGGCCAATgtccagctccaagccctgccacaACCCTTGGAGGTCACCAGCATCCAGCTTCAAGCCACCGAGGTGGCCAACGTCCAGCTCCAAGGCACGGAGGTGACAAGCgtccagctccaagccctgccgCAGCCTTTGGATGTCGCCAACATCCAGCTCCAAGCTGCTGAGGTGGCCAACgtccagctccaagccctgccacaACCCGCCAAGGTGGCCAACATCCAGCTCCAAGCATCGGAGGTGGCCAACGTCCAGCTCCAAG GCGTGGAGGTGCCCAGTGTCCATCTCCAGGATGCAGAGGTGGCCAGTGTCCAGCTGCAAGGCGCCGAGGTGCCCAGTGTCCATCTCCAGACCACGGAGATGCCCGATGTCCATCTGGAAGACACTGAGGTGCCCGGTGTCCAGCACCAGGTGATGGAGGTGCCCAACATCCAACTGAAGACAATAGAG GTGCCCAATGTCCAGCTCAAGCCCATGGAGGTGCCCAACATCCAACTCAAGCCCGTGGAGGTGCCCAACGTCCAACTCAAGCCCATGGAGGTGCCCAACATCCAACTGAAGACCATGGAGGTGCCCAACATCCAATTGAAGCCCATGGAGGTGCCCAACGTCCAACTCAAGCCCATGGAGGTGCCCAACATCCAACTGAAGACCATGGAGGTGCCCAACATCCAATTGAAGCCCATGGAGGTGCCCAACGTCCAACTGAAGACCCTGGAGATGCCCAACATCCAACTCAAGCCCATGGAGGTGCCCAACATCCAACTCAAGCCCATGGAGGTGCCCAATGTCCAACTCAAGCCCATGGAGGTACCCAACATCCAACTAAAGACCATGGAGGTGCCCAATGTCCAACTCAAGACCCTGGAGATGCCCAACATCCAAGTAAAGACCTTGGAGGTGCCCAACATCCAACTCAAACCCGTGGAGGTGCCCAATGTCCAACTCAAGACCATGGAGGTGCCCAACGTCCAAGTAAAGACCTTGGAGGTGCCCAACGTCCAGCTCAAGCCCATAGAGGTGTCCAACGTCCAACTCAAGACCCTGGAGATGCCCAACGTCCAACTCAAGACCATGGAGGTGCCCAACATCCAGCTCAAGCCCATAGAG GTGCCCAACGTCCAACTAAAGACCCTGGAGGTGCCCAATGTCCAACTGAAGACTTTGGAGGTGCCCAACGTCCAAGTAAAGACCTTGGAGGTGCCCAACATCCAACTGAAGACTTTGGAGGTGCCCAACGTCCAACTAAAGACCCTGGAGGTGCCCCAGgtccccccgcagccccccgaGCTGCTCGTGGCAGGGTCCCCCCTATCGCCATCCCCACGGGTGGCTCTGGTGGGCTCTGCCGTGGGGCTGCCCccggtgctgctgctgcggggggccggggggggccctGCCCGGCTGCTCCTGCTGCGGGCGCAGCCGGTGCCGGGGCGCAGCGGTGAGGGGCAGCCCCAGGCGCGGGCGGGCgctgggggggacacggggctCCCGGCCCCGGAGCTGCCCAACGTCCCCCTGGTGCACACCTTCTGA
- the LOC115618921 gene encoding soluble scavenger receptor cysteine-rich domain-containing protein SSC5D-like encodes MVPMGLGGSQLVPEGAELPGAPNGSRFIPMCPSGCPCVRVPDGGAPGAFPVRLAGGPGRCAGRVELLRAGRWGTVCDDDWGLPDAAVLCRELGCGTALAAPPGAWFGEGSGPIWLNGVRCRGSEQRLARCRHRGWRPHVCAHEEDASAVCSGHQFQPFGSTESSGTLAPAPASTQGAGCEGAACAGQRDLLSPAGTSLSPSSTQSPAGQGGTRAPQAKAGQDPIRIIRITRLKAEQDPDGIIQSTKPKAGRDPGATRAKAGQGPVDATRSNAGWDPAGTNRSKEGRDPAGTNRSRAGWDPVGTNRSKTGWDPMGATRVTRPKAVRDPSSTLRITRPKAGQILVGANQTSRRAPGRGLVGTMQGSRRKAVQDLAPTMVVPAGSTLWSTRSPAELDPAGTKWTTRPSADVGVGDTMRRSHPAAEPAPEGTTQRTHPPTEEPRPEGTMMSTGPAAELELEGTTMSTRSPAEPGSEGTIRTTHPPMELVPDGTTWSTHPATKPGPEGTTSSTRAPMELVPDGTTWSTHPAAESGPERTMMSTRSPAEPGSEGTIRITHPPMELVPDGTTWSTHPAVDLDSGGTTWSTHPATKPGPEGTTSSTQAPMELVPDDTTWSTHPAPESGPEGTTMSTRSPAELELESTMMSTRSSAQPGSEGTIRTTRPPMELVPDGTTWSTHPATKPGPEGTMSSTRVPMELVPDDTTWSTRPAAESGPEGTMRSTHPPMELVQEGTMRSTHLPVDLDPDDDTWSTHPAAGPGPEDHTLRSTRPAAEPGPGGSTWSTRPGAEPGPEGTMMSPRPPEDLDPDDADLVPGPGGVSAASPEPPSPAPSQPHTLVPAAPAPTTQLGPGCRSQSPPEPPSTQSPPAPTQHPIEPLSTQSLRAPTQRPMELPSTQSPPDPYNHPMEPLSTQSPPASTQHPIEPLSTQSPPAPTQHPIEPLSTQSPPAPSLQPIEPLSTQSPPAPSLHPIEPLSTQTPPAPSLQPMEPLSTQSAPAPPQHPTEPLSTQSPTASPQHPIEPLSTPPAPTQGPMEPLSTPPAPPQHPIEPLSTPPAPPQHPIEPLSTPPAPPQHPIEPLSTPPAPPQHPIEPLSTPPAPPQHPMEPLSGGQQDGGPPCQASPQLEALLQEVRGLRGDLRALALTLQHLLGSGPPRGTPKPGDPPKK; translated from the exons ATGGTCCCGATGGGTCTCGGTGGGTCCCAGTTGGTCCCAGAGGGTGCAGAGCTCCCAGGGGCTCCCAATGGGTCCCGGTTCATCCCGATGTGTCCCAGTGGGTGCCCCTGCGTGCGGGTCCCTGACGGCGGTGCCCCAGGCGCGTTCCCGGTGCGCCTGGCCGGGGGTCCCGGGCGCTGCGCGGGGCGGGTGGAGCTGCTGCGCGCCGGGCGCTGGGGCACGGTCTGCGACGACGACTGGGGGCTGCCGGACGCGGCCGTGCTGTGCCGGGAGCTGGGCTGCGGCACCGCCCTGGCCGCCCCCCCGGGGGCCTGGTTCGGGGAGGGCTCGGGGCCCATCTGGCTCAACGGGGTGCGGTGCCGAGGCTCCGAGCAGCGCCTGGCGCGGTGCCGGCACCGCGGGTGGCGGCCGCACGTCTGCGCCCATGAGGAGGACGCCAGCGCCGTGTGCTCAG GGCACCAATTCCAGCCCTTCGGCAGCACCGAGAGCAGCGGGACGCTTGCGCCGGCACCCGCCAGCACCCAGGGAGCGGGGTGTGAGGGTGCAGCGTGTGCGG GGCAACGGGACCTGCTGTCCCCAGCGGGGACCTCCCTgtcacccagcagcacccagagccctgcagggcagggggggACCCGTGCCCCCCAAGCCAAAGCAGGGCAAGATCCCATTCGGATCATCAGGATCACCCGACTCAAAGCCGAACAGGACCCAGATGGCATCATCCAAAGCACCAAGCCCAAGGCAGGACGGGACCCTGGGGCCACCAGGGCTAAAGCGGGACAGGGTCCCGTTGATGCCACCAGGTCCAATGCAGGATGGGATCCAGCTGGGACCAACAGGTCCAAAGAAGGACGGGATCCAGCTGGGACCAACAGGTCTAGAGCAGGATGGGATCCAGTTGGGACCAACAGGTCCAAGACAGGATGGGATCCCATGGGTGCCACCCGTGTCACCCGGCCCAAAGCAGTGCGGGATCCATCCAGCACCCTACGGATCACCCGGCCCAAAGCTGGGCAGATCCTGGTAGGTGCCAACCAGACCTCCAGGAGAGCACCAGGACGGGGTCTGGTTGGGACCATGCAAGGCTCCAGGCGCAAAGCAGTGCAGGATTTGGCCCCTACCATGGTGGTTCCAGCAGGTAGCACCCTGTGGAGCACACGTTCTCCAGCGGAGCTGGATCCGGCTGGTACCAAATGGACAACTCGTCCTTCAGCAGATGTTGGTGTAGGTGATACCATGAGGAGGTCACATCCTGCAGCAGAACCAGCTCCTGAAGGCACCACGCAGAGAACACATCCTCCAACAGAAGAACCACGTCCTGAAGGTACCATGATGAGCAcaggtcctgcagcagagctggagctaGAAGGTACCACGATGAGCACACGCTCTCCAGCAGAACCAGGTTCTGAAGGCACCATAAGGACCACACATCCTCCAATGGAACTGGTTCCAGATGGTACCACATGGAGCACCCATCCTGCAACCAAACCAGGTCCAGAAGGTACCACGAGTAGCACACGAGCTCCAATGGAACTGGTTCCAGATGGTACCACATGGAGCACGCATCCTGCAGCAGAATCAGGTCCTGAACGTACCATGATGAGCACACGCTCTCCAGCAGAACCAGGTTCTGAAGGCACCATCAGGATCACACATCCTCCAATGGAACTGGTTCCAGATGGTACCACATGGAGCACACATCCTGCAGTGGACCTGGATTCGGGTGGTACCACATGGAGCACCCATCCTGCAACCAAACCAGGTCCAGAAGGTACCACGAGTAGCACACAAGCTCCAATGGAACTGGTTCCAGATGATACCACATGGAGCACGCATCCTGCACCAGAATCAGGTCCTGAAGGTACCACGATGAGCACACGttctccagcagagctggagctaGAAAGTACCATGATGAGCACACGTTCTTCAGCACAACCAGGTTCTGAAGGCACCATAAGGACCACACGTCCTCCAATGGAGCTGGTTCCAGATGGTACCACATGGAGCACACATCCTGCAACCAAACCAGGTCCAGAAGGTACCATGAGTAGCACACGAGTTCCAATGGAACTGGTTCCAGATGATACCACATGGAGCACGCGTCCTGCAGCAGAATCAGGTCCAGAAGGTACCATGAGGAGCACACACCCTCCAATGGAACTGGTTCAAGAAGGTACCATGAGGAGCACACATCTCCCAGTGGACCTGGATCCAGATGATGACACGTGGAGCAcacatcctgcagcaggaccaggTCCTGAAG ATCATACCCTGAGGAGCACGCGTCCTGCAGCAGAACCGGGTCCAGGTGGTAGCACATGGAGCACACGTCCTGGAGCTGAACCTGGTCCAGAAGGCACCATGATGAGCCCACGACCTCCAGAAGATCTGGATCCAGATG ATGCTGACCTGGTCCCAGGCCCTGGTGGggtctctgctgcctcccccGAGCCCCCGTCACCGGCTCCCTCGCAGCCCCACACCCTGgtaccagcagctcctgcccccaCCACCCAACTGGGTCCAGGCTGCAGGTCCCAGAGCCCCCCggagccccccagcacccagagccccccagcacccacccagcaccccatagagcccctcagcacccagaGCCTACGAGCACCCACCCAGCGCCCCATGgagctccccagcacccagagccCCCCCGATCCCTACAATCACCCCATGgagcccctcagcacccagaGCCCCCCAGCATCCACCCagcaccccatagagcccctcagcacccagagccctccagcacccacccagcaccccatagagcccctcagcacccagaGCCCTCCAgcaccctccctgcagcccatagagcccctcagcacccagagccccccagcaccctcgctgcaccccatagagcccctcagcacccagacccccccagcaccctccctgcagcccatggagcccctcagcacccagagcgccccagcacccccccagcaccccacagagcccctcagcacccagaGTCCCACAGCTTCCCCCCAGCATCCCATAgagcccctcagcacccccccagcacccacccaggGCCCTATGgagcccctcagcacccccccagcacctcctcagcaccccatagagcccctcagcacccccccagcacctcctcagcaccccatagagcccctcagcacccccccagcacccccccagcaccccatagagcccctcagcacccccccagcaccccctcaACACCCCATAGAACCCCTCAGCACCCCTCCAGCACCCCCTCAACACCCCATGGAGCCCCTCA GTGGggggcagcaggatgggggcCCCCCCTGCCAGGCGTCCCCCCAGCTGGAGGcgctgctgcaggaggtccgggggctgcggggggaCCTGCGGGCGCTGGCTCTGAccctccagcacctcctgggcTCGGGACCCCCCCGGGGCACCCCCAAACCGGGTGACCCCCCCAAGAAATAA